Proteins from a single region of Longimicrobium sp.:
- a CDS encoding condensation domain-containing protein → AYAHQDLPFARLVSALRPDCGPGEMPLFQVVFELEHARARQETLRLPTVAPSPLGRSPKDRQTLRSELRLTMSDDGTNVGGSLVYRTELFDSATIERMIGDYLALLEGAVADPDRPVAELFSSGPRGSTPLPGPDPAATAHTRPL, encoded by the coding sequence GCGTACGCGCACCAGGACCTCCCCTTCGCCCGGCTGGTGAGCGCGCTGCGGCCGGACTGCGGCCCGGGAGAGATGCCGCTCTTCCAGGTGGTGTTCGAGCTGGAGCACGCCCGCGCCAGGCAGGAGACGCTGCGGCTGCCGACCGTGGCGCCGAGCCCGCTCGGGCGCTCGCCGAAGGACCGCCAGACGCTCCGCAGCGAGCTGCGCCTGACCATGAGCGACGACGGCACGAACGTCGGCGGCTCCCTCGTGTACCGGACGGAGCTGTTCGATTCGGCCACGATCGAGCGGATGATCGGCGACTACCTGGCCCTGCTCGAGGGCGCCGTGGCCGATCCGGACCGGCCCGTGGCGGAGCTCTTCTCGTCCGGGCCCCGTGGTTCGACGCCGCTACCAGGGCCGGAC